The following are encoded together in the Lepidochelys kempii isolate rLepKem1 chromosome 7, rLepKem1.hap2, whole genome shotgun sequence genome:
- the CATSPER1 gene encoding cation channel sperm-associated protein 1 isoform X4 has translation MDYLTVPVVSNSQMEKSPYKEEMPPVFQASLHATSASSHPPKILKGKQDHRQGRKWRGTMVLLCLVWKKTVSWLLTLRAIIHKLTQLLAFEIFIISMVGIHTAVLVAQTFAVVQVRGEWFFSAMDVVFLCVYVLEALLKLIALDLDYFRDPWNDIDFFIMIMMVLDFVLPLLIYPGHTTHGNAVSLLRVLRVFKGVRAVRILRLLLTLRVLENLQELTSTFALSGPSIGAILLLMFTCLFMFSVVLHDLFQKSNPDHFGELFDTIFTLFQLFTLDDWSLIYLDCVQVGASYIIYFLMAYILIEYFTFLNLVIAVLVDNFQLTLIKRKELQKQKTLLEQKESSIEDIVSGKPAQEGHMKPEDDEAFLDQFIKHMDGSEREKQLLYTYLQLMASVEHLQQQFRSQAATTDKIVDSFFETAEQDFPHH, from the exons ATGGACTACCTGACGGTGCCTGTTGTGTCCAACTCCCAGATGGAGAAGTCTCCGTACAAGGAGGAGATGCCCCCTGTCTTCCAGGCCTCCTTGCACGCCACCTcggcctcctcccaccccccaaagatATTGAAAG GGAAGCAGGACCACCGGCAGGGGCGGAAGTGGAGGGGCACCATGGTCCTGCTGTGCCTGGTGTGGAAGAAGACCGTGTCCTGGCTGCTGACCCTGCGGGCTATCATCCACAAGCTCACTCAGCTACTGGCCTTCGAAATCTTCATCATCAGCATGGTTGGCATCCACACAGCAGTACTGGTGGCGCAAACCTTCGCCGTAGTGCAGGTCCGCGGAG AGTGGTTCTTCTCCGCCATGGACGTCGTCTTCCTGTGCGTGTACGTGCTGGAGGCACTGCTGAAACTCATCGCCCTGGACCTTGACTACTTCCGCGATCCCTGGAACGACATTG ATTTTTTCATCATGATCATGATGGTGCTGGACTTCGTGCTGCCGCTCCTCATCTATCCGGGCCACACCACCCACGGCAACGCTGTCAGCCTCTTACGCGTGCTCCGCGTCTTCAAGGGTGTCCGGGCCGTGCGGATCCTGAGGCTGCTGCTCACGCTACG GGTGCTGGAGAACCTGCAGGAGCTGACAAGCACGTTCGCACTGTCCGGCCCGTCCATTGGGGCCATCCTGCTGCTGATGTTCACATGCCTCT tcatGTTCTCAGTGGTGCTGCATGACCTGTTCCAGAAGTCCAACCCCGATCACTTCGGGGAGCTCTTCGACACCATCTTCACCCTCTTCCAGCTCTTCACGCTAGACGACTGGTCCTTAATCTACCTGGACTGCGTCCAAGTGG GTGCCTCATACATTATATACTTCCTGATGGCCTACATCCTCATCGAGTACTTCACCTTCCTCAA cctggTCATCGCTGTCCTGGTGGACAATTTCCAGTTGACCCTGATCAAGCGCAAAGAGCTACAGAAGCAGAAG ACTCTGCTGGAGCAGAAGGAGAGCAGCATAGAAGATATTGTATCAGGCAAGCCAGCTCAGG AGGGACACATGAAGCCGGAGGATGATGAAGCCTTCCTGGATCAGTTCATCAAGCACATGGATGGCAGCGAGAG GGAGAAGCAGCTGCTCTACACCTACCTGCAGCTGATGGCATCAGTTGAGCACCTCCAGCAGCAGTTCCGCTCCCAGGCCGCCACCACTGACAAGATTGTCGACAGCTTCTTCGAG AcagctgagcaggactttccccaCCACTGA
- the CATSPER1 gene encoding cation channel sperm-associated protein 1 isoform X5: MVLLCLVWKKTVSWLLTLRAIIHKLTQLLAFEIFIISMVGIHTAVLVAQTFAVVQVRGEWFFSAMDVVFLCVYVLEALLKLIALDLDYFRDPWNDIDFFIMIMMVLDFVLPLLIYPGHTTHGNAVSLLRVLRVFKGVRAVRILRLLLTLRVLENLQELTSTFALSGPSIGAILLLMFTCLFMFSVVLHDLFQKSNPDHFGELFDTIFTLFQLFTLDDWSLIYLDCVQVGASYIIYFLMAYILIEYFTFLNLVIAVLVDNFQLTLIKRKELQKQKTLLEQKESSIEDIVSGKPAQEGHMKPEDDEAFLDQFIKHMDGSERQLSRTFPTTEKAGLPTLWGKDVPGGPATAGMSLGQAPHPALAQMLPRLCIKRLLATRDAGEMACEE, from the exons ATGGTCCTGCTGTGCCTGGTGTGGAAGAAGACCGTGTCCTGGCTGCTGACCCTGCGGGCTATCATCCACAAGCTCACTCAGCTACTGGCCTTCGAAATCTTCATCATCAGCATGGTTGGCATCCACACAGCAGTACTGGTGGCGCAAACCTTCGCCGTAGTGCAGGTCCGCGGAG AGTGGTTCTTCTCCGCCATGGACGTCGTCTTCCTGTGCGTGTACGTGCTGGAGGCACTGCTGAAACTCATCGCCCTGGACCTTGACTACTTCCGCGATCCCTGGAACGACATTG ATTTTTTCATCATGATCATGATGGTGCTGGACTTCGTGCTGCCGCTCCTCATCTATCCGGGCCACACCACCCACGGCAACGCTGTCAGCCTCTTACGCGTGCTCCGCGTCTTCAAGGGTGTCCGGGCCGTGCGGATCCTGAGGCTGCTGCTCACGCTACG GGTGCTGGAGAACCTGCAGGAGCTGACAAGCACGTTCGCACTGTCCGGCCCGTCCATTGGGGCCATCCTGCTGCTGATGTTCACATGCCTCT tcatGTTCTCAGTGGTGCTGCATGACCTGTTCCAGAAGTCCAACCCCGATCACTTCGGGGAGCTCTTCGACACCATCTTCACCCTCTTCCAGCTCTTCACGCTAGACGACTGGTCCTTAATCTACCTGGACTGCGTCCAAGTGG GTGCCTCATACATTATATACTTCCTGATGGCCTACATCCTCATCGAGTACTTCACCTTCCTCAA cctggTCATCGCTGTCCTGGTGGACAATTTCCAGTTGACCCTGATCAAGCGCAAAGAGCTACAGAAGCAGAAG ACTCTGCTGGAGCAGAAGGAGAGCAGCATAGAAGATATTGTATCAGGCAAGCCAGCTCAGG AGGGACACATGAAGCCGGAGGATGATGAAGCCTTCCTGGATCAGTTCATCAAGCACATGGATGGCAGCGAGAG AcagctgagcaggactttccccaCCACTGAAAAAGCTGGGCTGCCCACGCTGTGGGGGAAGGACGTGCCCGGAGGCCCAGCCACTGCAGGCATGAGCCTGGGACAGGCCCCACATCCAGCCCTTGCCCAGATGCTGCCACGGCTCTGTATTAAAAGGCTCCTGGCCACCAGGGATGCAGGGGAAATGGCGTGTGAAGAGTAA
- the CATSPER1 gene encoding cation channel sperm-associated protein 1 isoform X2: MDYLTVPVVSNSQMEKSPYKEEMPPVFQASLHATSASSHPPKILKGKQDHRQGRKWRGTMVLLCLVWKKTVSWLLTLRAIIHKLTQLLAFEIFIISMVGIHTAVLVAQTFAVVQVRGEWFFSAMDVVFLCVYVLEALLKLIALDLDYFRDPWNDIDFFIMIMMVLDFVLPLLIYPGHTTHGNAVSLLRVLRVFKGVRAVRILRLLLTLRVLENLQELTSTFALSGPSIGAILLLMFTCLFMFSVVLHDLFQKSNPDHFGELFDTIFTLFQLFTLDDWSLIYLDCVQVGASYIIYFLMAYILIEYFTFLNLVIAVLVDNFQLTLIKRKELQKQKTLLEQKESSIEDIVSGKPAQEGHMKPEDDEAFLDQFIKHMDGSEREKQLLYTYLQLMASVEHLQQQFRSQAATTDKIVDSFFEVGDTGTWRRERLNGPRAGYTRLDGPMR; encoded by the exons ATGGACTACCTGACGGTGCCTGTTGTGTCCAACTCCCAGATGGAGAAGTCTCCGTACAAGGAGGAGATGCCCCCTGTCTTCCAGGCCTCCTTGCACGCCACCTcggcctcctcccaccccccaaagatATTGAAAG GGAAGCAGGACCACCGGCAGGGGCGGAAGTGGAGGGGCACCATGGTCCTGCTGTGCCTGGTGTGGAAGAAGACCGTGTCCTGGCTGCTGACCCTGCGGGCTATCATCCACAAGCTCACTCAGCTACTGGCCTTCGAAATCTTCATCATCAGCATGGTTGGCATCCACACAGCAGTACTGGTGGCGCAAACCTTCGCCGTAGTGCAGGTCCGCGGAG AGTGGTTCTTCTCCGCCATGGACGTCGTCTTCCTGTGCGTGTACGTGCTGGAGGCACTGCTGAAACTCATCGCCCTGGACCTTGACTACTTCCGCGATCCCTGGAACGACATTG ATTTTTTCATCATGATCATGATGGTGCTGGACTTCGTGCTGCCGCTCCTCATCTATCCGGGCCACACCACCCACGGCAACGCTGTCAGCCTCTTACGCGTGCTCCGCGTCTTCAAGGGTGTCCGGGCCGTGCGGATCCTGAGGCTGCTGCTCACGCTACG GGTGCTGGAGAACCTGCAGGAGCTGACAAGCACGTTCGCACTGTCCGGCCCGTCCATTGGGGCCATCCTGCTGCTGATGTTCACATGCCTCT tcatGTTCTCAGTGGTGCTGCATGACCTGTTCCAGAAGTCCAACCCCGATCACTTCGGGGAGCTCTTCGACACCATCTTCACCCTCTTCCAGCTCTTCACGCTAGACGACTGGTCCTTAATCTACCTGGACTGCGTCCAAGTGG GTGCCTCATACATTATATACTTCCTGATGGCCTACATCCTCATCGAGTACTTCACCTTCCTCAA cctggTCATCGCTGTCCTGGTGGACAATTTCCAGTTGACCCTGATCAAGCGCAAAGAGCTACAGAAGCAGAAG ACTCTGCTGGAGCAGAAGGAGAGCAGCATAGAAGATATTGTATCAGGCAAGCCAGCTCAGG AGGGACACATGAAGCCGGAGGATGATGAAGCCTTCCTGGATCAGTTCATCAAGCACATGGATGGCAGCGAGAG GGAGAAGCAGCTGCTCTACACCTACCTGCAGCTGATGGCATCAGTTGAGCACCTCCAGCAGCAGTTCCGCTCCCAGGCCGCCACCACTGACAAGATTGTCGACAGCTTCTTCGAGGTGGGGGATACTGGCACCTGGCGCAGGGAAAGGCTGAATGGACCCAGGGCAGGGTATACCAGGCTGGATGGGCCCATGCGCTGA
- the CATSPER1 gene encoding cation channel sperm-associated protein 1 isoform X1 has product MDYLTVPVVSNSQMEKSPYKEEMPPVFQASLHATSASSHPPKILKGKQDHRQGRKWRGTMVLLCLVWKKTVSWLLTLRAIIHKLTQLLAFEIFIISMVGIHTAVLVAQTFAVVQVRGEWFFSAMDVVFLCVYVLEALLKLIALDLDYFRDPWNDIDFFIMIMMVLDFVLPLLIYPGHTTHGNAVSLLRVLRVFKGVRAVRILRLLLTLRVLENLQELTSTFALSGPSIGAILLLMFTCLFMFSVVLHDLFQKSNPDHFGELFDTIFTLFQLFTLDDWSLIYLDCVQVGASYIIYFLMAYILIEYFTFLNLVIAVLVDNFQLTLIKRKELQKQKTLLEQKESSIEDIVSGKPAQEGHMKPEDDEAFLDQFIKHMDGSERQLSRTFPTTEKAGLPTLWGKDVPGGPATAGMSLGQAPHPALAQMLPRLCIKRLLATRDAGEMACEE; this is encoded by the exons ATGGACTACCTGACGGTGCCTGTTGTGTCCAACTCCCAGATGGAGAAGTCTCCGTACAAGGAGGAGATGCCCCCTGTCTTCCAGGCCTCCTTGCACGCCACCTcggcctcctcccaccccccaaagatATTGAAAG GGAAGCAGGACCACCGGCAGGGGCGGAAGTGGAGGGGCACCATGGTCCTGCTGTGCCTGGTGTGGAAGAAGACCGTGTCCTGGCTGCTGACCCTGCGGGCTATCATCCACAAGCTCACTCAGCTACTGGCCTTCGAAATCTTCATCATCAGCATGGTTGGCATCCACACAGCAGTACTGGTGGCGCAAACCTTCGCCGTAGTGCAGGTCCGCGGAG AGTGGTTCTTCTCCGCCATGGACGTCGTCTTCCTGTGCGTGTACGTGCTGGAGGCACTGCTGAAACTCATCGCCCTGGACCTTGACTACTTCCGCGATCCCTGGAACGACATTG ATTTTTTCATCATGATCATGATGGTGCTGGACTTCGTGCTGCCGCTCCTCATCTATCCGGGCCACACCACCCACGGCAACGCTGTCAGCCTCTTACGCGTGCTCCGCGTCTTCAAGGGTGTCCGGGCCGTGCGGATCCTGAGGCTGCTGCTCACGCTACG GGTGCTGGAGAACCTGCAGGAGCTGACAAGCACGTTCGCACTGTCCGGCCCGTCCATTGGGGCCATCCTGCTGCTGATGTTCACATGCCTCT tcatGTTCTCAGTGGTGCTGCATGACCTGTTCCAGAAGTCCAACCCCGATCACTTCGGGGAGCTCTTCGACACCATCTTCACCCTCTTCCAGCTCTTCACGCTAGACGACTGGTCCTTAATCTACCTGGACTGCGTCCAAGTGG GTGCCTCATACATTATATACTTCCTGATGGCCTACATCCTCATCGAGTACTTCACCTTCCTCAA cctggTCATCGCTGTCCTGGTGGACAATTTCCAGTTGACCCTGATCAAGCGCAAAGAGCTACAGAAGCAGAAG ACTCTGCTGGAGCAGAAGGAGAGCAGCATAGAAGATATTGTATCAGGCAAGCCAGCTCAGG AGGGACACATGAAGCCGGAGGATGATGAAGCCTTCCTGGATCAGTTCATCAAGCACATGGATGGCAGCGAGAG AcagctgagcaggactttccccaCCACTGAAAAAGCTGGGCTGCCCACGCTGTGGGGGAAGGACGTGCCCGGAGGCCCAGCCACTGCAGGCATGAGCCTGGGACAGGCCCCACATCCAGCCCTTGCCCAGATGCTGCCACGGCTCTGTATTAAAAGGCTCCTGGCCACCAGGGATGCAGGGGAAATGGCGTGTGAAGAGTAA
- the CATSPER1 gene encoding cation channel sperm-associated protein 1 isoform X3, with amino-acid sequence MEKSPYKEEMPPVFQASLHATSASSHPPKILKGKQDHRQGRKWRGTMVLLCLVWKKTVSWLLTLRAIIHKLTQLLAFEIFIISMVGIHTAVLVAQTFAVVQVRGEWFFSAMDVVFLCVYVLEALLKLIALDLDYFRDPWNDIDFFIMIMMVLDFVLPLLIYPGHTTHGNAVSLLRVLRVFKGVRAVRILRLLLTLRVLENLQELTSTFALSGPSIGAILLLMFTCLFMFSVVLHDLFQKSNPDHFGELFDTIFTLFQLFTLDDWSLIYLDCVQVGASYIIYFLMAYILIEYFTFLNLVIAVLVDNFQLTLIKRKELQKQKTLLEQKESSIEDIVSGKPAQEGHMKPEDDEAFLDQFIKHMDGSERQLSRTFPTTEKAGLPTLWGKDVPGGPATAGMSLGQAPHPALAQMLPRLCIKRLLATRDAGEMACEE; translated from the exons ATGGAGAAGTCTCCGTACAAGGAGGAGATGCCCCCTGTCTTCCAGGCCTCCTTGCACGCCACCTcggcctcctcccaccccccaaagatATTGAAAG GGAAGCAGGACCACCGGCAGGGGCGGAAGTGGAGGGGCACCATGGTCCTGCTGTGCCTGGTGTGGAAGAAGACCGTGTCCTGGCTGCTGACCCTGCGGGCTATCATCCACAAGCTCACTCAGCTACTGGCCTTCGAAATCTTCATCATCAGCATGGTTGGCATCCACACAGCAGTACTGGTGGCGCAAACCTTCGCCGTAGTGCAGGTCCGCGGAG AGTGGTTCTTCTCCGCCATGGACGTCGTCTTCCTGTGCGTGTACGTGCTGGAGGCACTGCTGAAACTCATCGCCCTGGACCTTGACTACTTCCGCGATCCCTGGAACGACATTG ATTTTTTCATCATGATCATGATGGTGCTGGACTTCGTGCTGCCGCTCCTCATCTATCCGGGCCACACCACCCACGGCAACGCTGTCAGCCTCTTACGCGTGCTCCGCGTCTTCAAGGGTGTCCGGGCCGTGCGGATCCTGAGGCTGCTGCTCACGCTACG GGTGCTGGAGAACCTGCAGGAGCTGACAAGCACGTTCGCACTGTCCGGCCCGTCCATTGGGGCCATCCTGCTGCTGATGTTCACATGCCTCT tcatGTTCTCAGTGGTGCTGCATGACCTGTTCCAGAAGTCCAACCCCGATCACTTCGGGGAGCTCTTCGACACCATCTTCACCCTCTTCCAGCTCTTCACGCTAGACGACTGGTCCTTAATCTACCTGGACTGCGTCCAAGTGG GTGCCTCATACATTATATACTTCCTGATGGCCTACATCCTCATCGAGTACTTCACCTTCCTCAA cctggTCATCGCTGTCCTGGTGGACAATTTCCAGTTGACCCTGATCAAGCGCAAAGAGCTACAGAAGCAGAAG ACTCTGCTGGAGCAGAAGGAGAGCAGCATAGAAGATATTGTATCAGGCAAGCCAGCTCAGG AGGGACACATGAAGCCGGAGGATGATGAAGCCTTCCTGGATCAGTTCATCAAGCACATGGATGGCAGCGAGAG AcagctgagcaggactttccccaCCACTGAAAAAGCTGGGCTGCCCACGCTGTGGGGGAAGGACGTGCCCGGAGGCCCAGCCACTGCAGGCATGAGCCTGGGACAGGCCCCACATCCAGCCCTTGCCCAGATGCTGCCACGGCTCTGTATTAAAAGGCTCCTGGCCACCAGGGATGCAGGGGAAATGGCGTGTGAAGAGTAA